In a single window of the Rhodamnia argentea isolate NSW1041297 chromosome 2, ASM2092103v1, whole genome shotgun sequence genome:
- the LOC115747884 gene encoding probable inactive heme oxygenase 2, chloroplastic, producing MPLWSPPPPPPPPSTSPPPYKSAPPPLLCRFSFSRPCSIPLLSDTKRATTKLSFTPRCSPASPSVATNPPVVKKRKRYRKLYPGETEGITEEMRFVAMRLRNVGGRYTHKVKRSGNSSGNGGSDGGSGCEVGDVESGEEEEEEEEEDVQGGLPSDGGESGETWIPSLEGFVKYLVDSKLVFDTVERIVDESSDVAYAYFTKTGLERSEGLSKDLEWLSQKNVEMPEPSNAGISYSKYLEELAEKSAPLFLSHFYNIYFSHIAGGQLIVNQVSQKILEGRHLEFCRWEGDVHESLKGVREKLNMLGEHWSRDEKNKCLREATKSFRYMGQIVRLIIS from the exons ATGCCTTTGtggtcaccaccaccaccaccaccaccaccttcgACCTCCCCACCGCCGTACAAATCAGCTCCACCACCTCTCCTCTGTCGTTTCTCATTTTCCAGGCCATGCTCCATTCCGCTTCTCAGCGACACGAAGCGAGCGACAACCAAGCTCTCCTTCACTCCTCGCTGCTCCCCCGCCTCACCGAGCGTCGCCACCAATCCGCCGGtggtgaagaagaggaagaggtacCGGAAGCTCTATCCGGGGGAGACCGAGGGCATCACCGAGGAGATGAGGTTCGTCGCCATGAGGCTCCGCAACGTCGGCGGCAGATACACGCACAAGGTCAAAAGGAGTGGCAATAGTAGTGGAAACGGCGGAAGCGATGGTGGCAGCGGATGCGAGGTTGGGGATGTAGAGagcggcgaagaagaagaagaagaagaagaagaggacgtGCAAGGTGGATTGCCGTCGGATGGCGGTGAGAGTGGGGAGACGTGGATCCCTAGCTTGGAAGGCTTCGTCAAGTATTTGGTTGATAGCAAGCTGGTTTTCGACACCGTCGAGAGAATCGTCGATGAATCGAGCGATGTTGCTT ATGCCTACTTCACGAAAACTGGATTGGAACGTTCGGAAGGCCTTTCAAAAGATCTAGAATGGCTTTCCCAGAAGAATGTTGAAATGCCCGAACCTAGCAATGCAGGGATTTCATATTCCAAGTATTTAGAGGAGCTTGCAGAAAAAAGTGCCCCTTTGTTCCTTTCTCATTTTTACAACATATACTTCTCCCACATAGCAGGTGGTCAATTGATTGTGAACCAG GTCTCTCAGAAGATACTTGAAGGAAGGCATTTGGAATTCTGTCGATGGGAGGGAGATGTGCATGAATCGCTGAAAGGTGTTCGAGAGAAGCTTAACATGCTTGGAGAG CACTGGTCTcgtgatgagaaaaataaatgcttGAGAGAAGCAACAAAATCCTTTCGTTATATGGGACAAATTGTGAGGTTGATCATCTCGTAA
- the LOC115747867 gene encoding uncharacterized protein LOC115747867 isoform X2, translating to MPSSAVQEGRSMLVAAIMDIVTSNCDDLDKKSVKSTLPKNAEMRDIAAAIEVIEEGALHMDGNEDDDDDNGDDSMKGIGIKILEGTTVLGLARTSEPTNLEHLDVGHSEGAGLAPKKLTLQHTFDNSVAGNLSSAVVPGLWDDLHCEHVAVPFAAWALANWALASEENRWHIQELDQDGHAVMTALGAPERSVKWHGSLVACLLLEDRNLPLNDSVPEWSSSLLSTIYQASKNEDIPLALVALSAFLVSVERSSEAQRVVMEKGLHLLRDIVKRTAKHKQVQEALAKALDLLSTGNTHLSLEESQRWSAILLQWVCGRGSSDMVRSSATKVLSRILEDYGPYSVPISQGWLAILLSEILGFSKASSVKGKAQPKSDKVKNQIDQSNMVSAGQIANQLAGAVVGLAGNQLEAATESLDTLPLADLLSIEPFVGPSKNFKKDARPRISAADSALATLKGIKALTELCVEDVSSQDRVTEYGVLHLLRRFLLCDDYEKLAAIEAYDDASRATQIAQRISDAPAESSLPENNEPSNARVPPTGHIRKHAARFLTFLSLLPKVREVIAKDDTWCRWLEDCANGKIPGCNDLKLQSYARATLLNVLCNDEVDKDSSSGSGNAGGSSICPRYSDMIFLINPELPHWQCSKRIGRDAVPDSNSSVAGPNSENFEDSPGKRASEEETLSRSGDVSHSGLNSELPPFDVIFVHGLQGGPFKSWRIADDKTSTKSGLVERIDQEAGKQGTFWPGEWLSTDFPEARLYTLKYKTNLTQWSGATLPLQEVSSMLLQKLVAAGIGDRPVVFITHSMGGLVVKQMLHKAMAENIDNLVKNTVGVVFYSCPHFGSKLADMPWRMGLVLRPAPTIGELRSGSPRLIELNDFIRQRNKKGLLDVLSFCETKVTPIVEGYGGWAFRMEIVSIESAYPGFGELVVLESTDHINSCKPVNRSDPSYTETLDFLRKLKAQYT from the exons ATGCCATCCTCAGCGGTCCAAGAAG GTAGGAGCATGCTAGTTGCTGCAATAATGGACATTGTTACGTCTAACTGCGATGATTTGGATAAGAAATCAGTTAAGTCTACCTTGCCAAAAAATGCGGAAATGAGAGATATCGCTGCTGCCATTGAGGTTATTGAGGAAGGTGCACTGCATATGGATGGaaatgaggatgatgatgatgacaatGGTGATGATAGTATGAAAGGAATTGGGATCAAGATCCTAGAAGGCACTACAGTTTTAGGACTTGCTAGAACTAGTGAACCAACAAATCTGGAGCATTTAGATGTTGGCCATAGTGAAGGAGCAGGGCTTGCACCCAAAAAGTTGACTTTGCAGCATACCTTTGATAATTCAGTAGCAGGCAATTTGTCATCCGCTGTTGTCCCTGGACTTTGGGATGATCTGCATTGTGAACATGTTGCTGTACCTTTTGCTGCATGGGCTCTAGCAAATTGGGCATTGGCATCTGAGGAGAATAGATGGCATATTCAAGAGCTGGATCAAGATGGGCATGCTGTCATGACTGCTTTGGGAGCTCCTGAGCGATCGGTCAAATGGCATGGGAGTCTGGTGGCTTGTTTGCTACTGGAGGATCGTAATTTGCCTCTAAATGATTCTGTTCCTGAATGGAGTTCAAGCCTCCTTTCCACCATATATCAGGCAAGCAAAAATGAAGACATTCCGCTTGCTCTGGTGGCATTATCTGCATTTCTCGTTTCTGTTGAAAGAAGCTCTGAGGCACAAAGAGTCGTCATGGAGAAAGGGCTCCATCTGTTGAGAGATATAGTTAAGAGGACAGCTAAGCACAAACAAGTGCAAGAAGCACTGGCAAAGGCATTGGATTTGCTTTCTACAGGGAATACTCATTTATCTCTTGAAGAGAGTCAAAGATGGTCTGCGATATTGCTTCAGTGGGTATGTGGGAGAGGTTCGTCTGATATGGTTCGATCTTCAGCGACAAAGGTCCTTTCACGCATTCTGGAAGACTATGGACCATATTCTGTGCCAATTTCACAAGGCTGGTTAGCTATCCTGTTATCTGAAATTCTGGGTTTCAGCAAAGCATCATCTGTAAAAGGAAAGGCTCAACCCAAGAGCGACAAAGTGAAG AATCAAATAGATCAGTCGAATATGGTTTCTGCTGGACAAATAGCTAATCAATTGGCAGGTGCTGTTGTTGGTTTAGCTGGAAATCAGTTGGAAGCGGCTACCGAGTCTCTTGACACACTTCCATTGGCAGATCTCCTGTCTATTGAACCTTTTGTTGGACCatctaaaaatttcaagaaagatgCTCGCCCTCGAATTAGTGCTGCAGATTCTGCGTTGGCAACCCTTAAAGGGATTAAAGCACTTACTGAATTATGTGTAGAAGATGTCTCCTCCCAGGACAGAGTAACAGAATACGGTGTATTACATTTGTTAAGGCGCTTTCTTTTATGTGATGATTATGAGAAACTAGCCGCTATTGAAGCATATGATGATGCATCAAGAGCCACACAAATTGCGCAGAGGATCTCAGATGCTCCTGCAGAATCATCACTTCCAGAAAATAATGAACCTTCTAATGCTCGAGTACCACCTACTGGTCACATTCGGAAGCATGCAGCTCGTTTTTTAACCTTCCTTTCACTTCTGCCAAAAGTCCGGGAGGTCATTGCAAAGGATGATACTTGGTGTAGATGGCTTGAAGATTGTGCCAATGGGAAAATTCCAGGTTGCAATGACCTTAAATTACAGAGCTATGCTAGGGCAACACTATTGAATGTGCTTTGCAATGACGAGGTGGATAAAGACTCTTCGAGTGGCTCTGGCAATGCAGGTGGAAGCAGCATATGTCCTCGTTACAGTGACATGATATTTCTAATCAATCCTGAACTGCCTCACTGGCAGTGTTCGAAAAGGATAGGTAGAGATGCTGTTCCTGATAGTAACTCATCTGTGGCTGGTCCTAATTCTGAGAATTTCGAGGACTCACCTGGGAAAAGGGCTTCCGAGGAGGAGACCCTGTCAAGATCTGGTGATGTATCTCACAGTGGCTTAAACTCAGAGCTACCTCCATTTGATGTTATTTTTGTTCATGGCTTGCAAGGAGGGCCTTTCAAGTCATGGCGCATAGCAGATGACAAAACTTCAACAAAGTCTGGCTTGGTCGAGAGGATTGATCAGGAAGCAGGGAAGCAAGGAACGTTCTGGCCAGGTGAATGGCTTTCTACTGATTTCCCTGAAGCACGTCTCTATACTCTCAAATACAAG ACAAATCTTACCCAGTGGTCTGGAGCTACCCTCCCTCTTCAG GAAGTGAGCTCCATGCTTTTGCAAAAGCTTGTTGCTGCCGGTATTGGGGATCGTCCTGTTGTGTTCATAACTCACAG CATGGGTGGCCTAGTTGTCAAGCAGATGCTCCACAAAGCAATGGCAGAAAATATTGACAACCTGGTGAAGAATACTGTTGGAGTT GTGTTCTACAGCTGTCCACACTTTGGAAGCAAACTTGCGGACATGCCTTGGCGAATGGGTCTTGTGCTTCGCCCAGCCCCAACT ATAGGAGAGCTAAGAAGTGGGTCTCCAAGATTAATAGAGTTAAACGACTTCATTCGTCAGCGGAACAAGAAGGGACTGCTAGATGTGTTGAGTTTCTGTGAG ACGAAGGTAACTCCAATTGTAGAAGGTTATGGAGGATGGGCCTTCCGGATGGAAATTGTGTCAATCGAGTCGGCATATCCTGGATTTGGTGAACTTGTT GTACTGGAGTCAACAGATCATATAAATTCATGCAAACCGGTTAACCGCTCTGATCCTTCATATACAGAGACATTGGATTTTCTGCGcaagctgaaagcccaatacACATAA
- the LOC115747867 gene encoding uncharacterized protein LOC115747867 isoform X1 gives MLRLCLHRTRRCFRSPRPRSCSSSSSSSAPPKDPIDEPLDPRRLHNAPPSPVLHPPPPLSPLPASPSSSHLARNSALALSATLLAAIVASLAAGYPDSARERSSNPLYSAAESAVHRSSDSVRRIYHHIRQTGVAASVLWQSLRSVLSSANHEVRVGFELRVAALLADIAAANAGRRAAIVGAGGGKVVDWLLETVATPGVGVGTQAESARALAYLIADPNVCEAVLGRPRAVPNLLRFIFSCHPQRSKKHTRRSSFDISDSLKGRSMLVAAIMDIVTSNCDDLDKKSVKSTLPKNAEMRDIAAAIEVIEEGALHMDGNEDDDDDNGDDSMKGIGIKILEGTTVLGLARTSEPTNLEHLDVGHSEGAGLAPKKLTLQHTFDNSVAGNLSSAVVPGLWDDLHCEHVAVPFAAWALANWALASEENRWHIQELDQDGHAVMTALGAPERSVKWHGSLVACLLLEDRNLPLNDSVPEWSSSLLSTIYQASKNEDIPLALVALSAFLVSVERSSEAQRVVMEKGLHLLRDIVKRTAKHKQVQEALAKALDLLSTGNTHLSLEESQRWSAILLQWVCGRGSSDMVRSSATKVLSRILEDYGPYSVPISQGWLAILLSEILGFSKASSVKGKAQPKSDKVKNQIDQSNMVSAGQIANQLAGAVVGLAGNQLEAATESLDTLPLADLLSIEPFVGPSKNFKKDARPRISAADSALATLKGIKALTELCVEDVSSQDRVTEYGVLHLLRRFLLCDDYEKLAAIEAYDDASRATQIAQRISDAPAESSLPENNEPSNARVPPTGHIRKHAARFLTFLSLLPKVREVIAKDDTWCRWLEDCANGKIPGCNDLKLQSYARATLLNVLCNDEVDKDSSSGSGNAGGSSICPRYSDMIFLINPELPHWQCSKRIGRDAVPDSNSSVAGPNSENFEDSPGKRASEEETLSRSGDVSHSGLNSELPPFDVIFVHGLQGGPFKSWRIADDKTSTKSGLVERIDQEAGKQGTFWPGEWLSTDFPEARLYTLKYKTNLTQWSGATLPLQEVSSMLLQKLVAAGIGDRPVVFITHSMGGLVVKQMLHKAMAENIDNLVKNTVGVVFYSCPHFGSKLADMPWRMGLVLRPAPTIGELRSGSPRLIELNDFIRQRNKKGLLDVLSFCETKVTPIVEGYGGWAFRMEIVSIESAYPGFGELVVLESTDHINSCKPVNRSDPSYTETLDFLRKLKAQYT, from the exons ATGCTTCGCCTGTGTCTCCACCGGACTCGCCGCTGCTTCCGCTCCCCTCGCCCTCGCTCctgctcttcctcctcttcttcctcggcTCCGCCCAAGGATCCGATCGACGAGCCGCTCGATCCTCGGCGACTGCACAACGCGCCTCCCTCGCCGGTCCTCCACCCGCCCCCacctctctcccctctccccgCCTCCCCCTCCTCATCCCATCTCGCCCGCAACTCCGCGCTCGCGCTCTCCGCCACGCTCCTCGCCGCCATCGTCGCCTCCTTGGCCGCCGGATATCCCGATTCGGCCCGCGAGCGTAGCTCTAACCCGCTGTACTCGGCGGCTGAGAGCGCGGTTCACAGATCGAGCGACTCCGTGAGGAGGATTTATCACCACATCAGGCAGACCGGGGTCGCCGCCTCCGTGCTGTGGCAGTCCCTGAGGTCGGTGCTCTCCTCGGCGAACCACGAGGTCCGGGTGGGATTCGAGCTCCGGGTGGCTGCACTGCTCGCCGACATTGCGGCTGCGAATGCTGGGAGGAGGGCTGCGATTGTCGGCGCTGGGGGCGGCAAGGTGGTGGATTGGTTGCTGGAGACGGTGGCGACCCCTGGGGTGGGGGTTGGGACGCAGGCTGAGTCTGCAAGGGCGCTCGCTTACTTGATTGCGGATCCGAATGTCTGTGAGGCTGTTTTGGGAAGGCCTCGAGCTGTGCCTAATCTGCTGAGGTTTATTTTTTCATGCCATCCTCAGCGGTCCAAGAAG CACACGAGACGTAGTTCATTCGATATTTCTGATTCTTTGAAAGGTAGGAGCATGCTAGTTGCTGCAATAATGGACATTGTTACGTCTAACTGCGATGATTTGGATAAGAAATCAGTTAAGTCTACCTTGCCAAAAAATGCGGAAATGAGAGATATCGCTGCTGCCATTGAGGTTATTGAGGAAGGTGCACTGCATATGGATGGaaatgaggatgatgatgatgacaatGGTGATGATAGTATGAAAGGAATTGGGATCAAGATCCTAGAAGGCACTACAGTTTTAGGACTTGCTAGAACTAGTGAACCAACAAATCTGGAGCATTTAGATGTTGGCCATAGTGAAGGAGCAGGGCTTGCACCCAAAAAGTTGACTTTGCAGCATACCTTTGATAATTCAGTAGCAGGCAATTTGTCATCCGCTGTTGTCCCTGGACTTTGGGATGATCTGCATTGTGAACATGTTGCTGTACCTTTTGCTGCATGGGCTCTAGCAAATTGGGCATTGGCATCTGAGGAGAATAGATGGCATATTCAAGAGCTGGATCAAGATGGGCATGCTGTCATGACTGCTTTGGGAGCTCCTGAGCGATCGGTCAAATGGCATGGGAGTCTGGTGGCTTGTTTGCTACTGGAGGATCGTAATTTGCCTCTAAATGATTCTGTTCCTGAATGGAGTTCAAGCCTCCTTTCCACCATATATCAGGCAAGCAAAAATGAAGACATTCCGCTTGCTCTGGTGGCATTATCTGCATTTCTCGTTTCTGTTGAAAGAAGCTCTGAGGCACAAAGAGTCGTCATGGAGAAAGGGCTCCATCTGTTGAGAGATATAGTTAAGAGGACAGCTAAGCACAAACAAGTGCAAGAAGCACTGGCAAAGGCATTGGATTTGCTTTCTACAGGGAATACTCATTTATCTCTTGAAGAGAGTCAAAGATGGTCTGCGATATTGCTTCAGTGGGTATGTGGGAGAGGTTCGTCTGATATGGTTCGATCTTCAGCGACAAAGGTCCTTTCACGCATTCTGGAAGACTATGGACCATATTCTGTGCCAATTTCACAAGGCTGGTTAGCTATCCTGTTATCTGAAATTCTGGGTTTCAGCAAAGCATCATCTGTAAAAGGAAAGGCTCAACCCAAGAGCGACAAAGTGAAG AATCAAATAGATCAGTCGAATATGGTTTCTGCTGGACAAATAGCTAATCAATTGGCAGGTGCTGTTGTTGGTTTAGCTGGAAATCAGTTGGAAGCGGCTACCGAGTCTCTTGACACACTTCCATTGGCAGATCTCCTGTCTATTGAACCTTTTGTTGGACCatctaaaaatttcaagaaagatgCTCGCCCTCGAATTAGTGCTGCAGATTCTGCGTTGGCAACCCTTAAAGGGATTAAAGCACTTACTGAATTATGTGTAGAAGATGTCTCCTCCCAGGACAGAGTAACAGAATACGGTGTATTACATTTGTTAAGGCGCTTTCTTTTATGTGATGATTATGAGAAACTAGCCGCTATTGAAGCATATGATGATGCATCAAGAGCCACACAAATTGCGCAGAGGATCTCAGATGCTCCTGCAGAATCATCACTTCCAGAAAATAATGAACCTTCTAATGCTCGAGTACCACCTACTGGTCACATTCGGAAGCATGCAGCTCGTTTTTTAACCTTCCTTTCACTTCTGCCAAAAGTCCGGGAGGTCATTGCAAAGGATGATACTTGGTGTAGATGGCTTGAAGATTGTGCCAATGGGAAAATTCCAGGTTGCAATGACCTTAAATTACAGAGCTATGCTAGGGCAACACTATTGAATGTGCTTTGCAATGACGAGGTGGATAAAGACTCTTCGAGTGGCTCTGGCAATGCAGGTGGAAGCAGCATATGTCCTCGTTACAGTGACATGATATTTCTAATCAATCCTGAACTGCCTCACTGGCAGTGTTCGAAAAGGATAGGTAGAGATGCTGTTCCTGATAGTAACTCATCTGTGGCTGGTCCTAATTCTGAGAATTTCGAGGACTCACCTGGGAAAAGGGCTTCCGAGGAGGAGACCCTGTCAAGATCTGGTGATGTATCTCACAGTGGCTTAAACTCAGAGCTACCTCCATTTGATGTTATTTTTGTTCATGGCTTGCAAGGAGGGCCTTTCAAGTCATGGCGCATAGCAGATGACAAAACTTCAACAAAGTCTGGCTTGGTCGAGAGGATTGATCAGGAAGCAGGGAAGCAAGGAACGTTCTGGCCAGGTGAATGGCTTTCTACTGATTTCCCTGAAGCACGTCTCTATACTCTCAAATACAAG ACAAATCTTACCCAGTGGTCTGGAGCTACCCTCCCTCTTCAG GAAGTGAGCTCCATGCTTTTGCAAAAGCTTGTTGCTGCCGGTATTGGGGATCGTCCTGTTGTGTTCATAACTCACAG CATGGGTGGCCTAGTTGTCAAGCAGATGCTCCACAAAGCAATGGCAGAAAATATTGACAACCTGGTGAAGAATACTGTTGGAGTT GTGTTCTACAGCTGTCCACACTTTGGAAGCAAACTTGCGGACATGCCTTGGCGAATGGGTCTTGTGCTTCGCCCAGCCCCAACT ATAGGAGAGCTAAGAAGTGGGTCTCCAAGATTAATAGAGTTAAACGACTTCATTCGTCAGCGGAACAAGAAGGGACTGCTAGATGTGTTGAGTTTCTGTGAG ACGAAGGTAACTCCAATTGTAGAAGGTTATGGAGGATGGGCCTTCCGGATGGAAATTGTGTCAATCGAGTCGGCATATCCTGGATTTGGTGAACTTGTT GTACTGGAGTCAACAGATCATATAAATTCATGCAAACCGGTTAACCGCTCTGATCCTTCATATACAGAGACATTGGATTTTCTGCGcaagctgaaagcccaatacACATAA
- the LOC115747867 gene encoding uncharacterized protein LOC115747867 isoform X3 translates to MLVAAIMDIVTSNCDDLDKKSVKSTLPKNAEMRDIAAAIEVIEEGALHMDGNEDDDDDNGDDSMKGIGIKILEGTTVLGLARTSEPTNLEHLDVGHSEGAGLAPKKLTLQHTFDNSVAGNLSSAVVPGLWDDLHCEHVAVPFAAWALANWALASEENRWHIQELDQDGHAVMTALGAPERSVKWHGSLVACLLLEDRNLPLNDSVPEWSSSLLSTIYQASKNEDIPLALVALSAFLVSVERSSEAQRVVMEKGLHLLRDIVKRTAKHKQVQEALAKALDLLSTGNTHLSLEESQRWSAILLQWVCGRGSSDMVRSSATKVLSRILEDYGPYSVPISQGWLAILLSEILGFSKASSVKGKAQPKSDKVKNQIDQSNMVSAGQIANQLAGAVVGLAGNQLEAATESLDTLPLADLLSIEPFVGPSKNFKKDARPRISAADSALATLKGIKALTELCVEDVSSQDRVTEYGVLHLLRRFLLCDDYEKLAAIEAYDDASRATQIAQRISDAPAESSLPENNEPSNARVPPTGHIRKHAARFLTFLSLLPKVREVIAKDDTWCRWLEDCANGKIPGCNDLKLQSYARATLLNVLCNDEVDKDSSSGSGNAGGSSICPRYSDMIFLINPELPHWQCSKRIGRDAVPDSNSSVAGPNSENFEDSPGKRASEEETLSRSGDVSHSGLNSELPPFDVIFVHGLQGGPFKSWRIADDKTSTKSGLVERIDQEAGKQGTFWPGEWLSTDFPEARLYTLKYKTNLTQWSGATLPLQEVSSMLLQKLVAAGIGDRPVVFITHSMGGLVVKQMLHKAMAENIDNLVKNTVGVVFYSCPHFGSKLADMPWRMGLVLRPAPTIGELRSGSPRLIELNDFIRQRNKKGLLDVLSFCETKVTPIVEGYGGWAFRMEIVSIESAYPGFGELVVLESTDHINSCKPVNRSDPSYTETLDFLRKLKAQYT, encoded by the exons ATGCTAGTTGCTGCAATAATGGACATTGTTACGTCTAACTGCGATGATTTGGATAAGAAATCAGTTAAGTCTACCTTGCCAAAAAATGCGGAAATGAGAGATATCGCTGCTGCCATTGAGGTTATTGAGGAAGGTGCACTGCATATGGATGGaaatgaggatgatgatgatgacaatGGTGATGATAGTATGAAAGGAATTGGGATCAAGATCCTAGAAGGCACTACAGTTTTAGGACTTGCTAGAACTAGTGAACCAACAAATCTGGAGCATTTAGATGTTGGCCATAGTGAAGGAGCAGGGCTTGCACCCAAAAAGTTGACTTTGCAGCATACCTTTGATAATTCAGTAGCAGGCAATTTGTCATCCGCTGTTGTCCCTGGACTTTGGGATGATCTGCATTGTGAACATGTTGCTGTACCTTTTGCTGCATGGGCTCTAGCAAATTGGGCATTGGCATCTGAGGAGAATAGATGGCATATTCAAGAGCTGGATCAAGATGGGCATGCTGTCATGACTGCTTTGGGAGCTCCTGAGCGATCGGTCAAATGGCATGGGAGTCTGGTGGCTTGTTTGCTACTGGAGGATCGTAATTTGCCTCTAAATGATTCTGTTCCTGAATGGAGTTCAAGCCTCCTTTCCACCATATATCAGGCAAGCAAAAATGAAGACATTCCGCTTGCTCTGGTGGCATTATCTGCATTTCTCGTTTCTGTTGAAAGAAGCTCTGAGGCACAAAGAGTCGTCATGGAGAAAGGGCTCCATCTGTTGAGAGATATAGTTAAGAGGACAGCTAAGCACAAACAAGTGCAAGAAGCACTGGCAAAGGCATTGGATTTGCTTTCTACAGGGAATACTCATTTATCTCTTGAAGAGAGTCAAAGATGGTCTGCGATATTGCTTCAGTGGGTATGTGGGAGAGGTTCGTCTGATATGGTTCGATCTTCAGCGACAAAGGTCCTTTCACGCATTCTGGAAGACTATGGACCATATTCTGTGCCAATTTCACAAGGCTGGTTAGCTATCCTGTTATCTGAAATTCTGGGTTTCAGCAAAGCATCATCTGTAAAAGGAAAGGCTCAACCCAAGAGCGACAAAGTGAAG AATCAAATAGATCAGTCGAATATGGTTTCTGCTGGACAAATAGCTAATCAATTGGCAGGTGCTGTTGTTGGTTTAGCTGGAAATCAGTTGGAAGCGGCTACCGAGTCTCTTGACACACTTCCATTGGCAGATCTCCTGTCTATTGAACCTTTTGTTGGACCatctaaaaatttcaagaaagatgCTCGCCCTCGAATTAGTGCTGCAGATTCTGCGTTGGCAACCCTTAAAGGGATTAAAGCACTTACTGAATTATGTGTAGAAGATGTCTCCTCCCAGGACAGAGTAACAGAATACGGTGTATTACATTTGTTAAGGCGCTTTCTTTTATGTGATGATTATGAGAAACTAGCCGCTATTGAAGCATATGATGATGCATCAAGAGCCACACAAATTGCGCAGAGGATCTCAGATGCTCCTGCAGAATCATCACTTCCAGAAAATAATGAACCTTCTAATGCTCGAGTACCACCTACTGGTCACATTCGGAAGCATGCAGCTCGTTTTTTAACCTTCCTTTCACTTCTGCCAAAAGTCCGGGAGGTCATTGCAAAGGATGATACTTGGTGTAGATGGCTTGAAGATTGTGCCAATGGGAAAATTCCAGGTTGCAATGACCTTAAATTACAGAGCTATGCTAGGGCAACACTATTGAATGTGCTTTGCAATGACGAGGTGGATAAAGACTCTTCGAGTGGCTCTGGCAATGCAGGTGGAAGCAGCATATGTCCTCGTTACAGTGACATGATATTTCTAATCAATCCTGAACTGCCTCACTGGCAGTGTTCGAAAAGGATAGGTAGAGATGCTGTTCCTGATAGTAACTCATCTGTGGCTGGTCCTAATTCTGAGAATTTCGAGGACTCACCTGGGAAAAGGGCTTCCGAGGAGGAGACCCTGTCAAGATCTGGTGATGTATCTCACAGTGGCTTAAACTCAGAGCTACCTCCATTTGATGTTATTTTTGTTCATGGCTTGCAAGGAGGGCCTTTCAAGTCATGGCGCATAGCAGATGACAAAACTTCAACAAAGTCTGGCTTGGTCGAGAGGATTGATCAGGAAGCAGGGAAGCAAGGAACGTTCTGGCCAGGTGAATGGCTTTCTACTGATTTCCCTGAAGCACGTCTCTATACTCTCAAATACAAG ACAAATCTTACCCAGTGGTCTGGAGCTACCCTCCCTCTTCAG GAAGTGAGCTCCATGCTTTTGCAAAAGCTTGTTGCTGCCGGTATTGGGGATCGTCCTGTTGTGTTCATAACTCACAG CATGGGTGGCCTAGTTGTCAAGCAGATGCTCCACAAAGCAATGGCAGAAAATATTGACAACCTGGTGAAGAATACTGTTGGAGTT GTGTTCTACAGCTGTCCACACTTTGGAAGCAAACTTGCGGACATGCCTTGGCGAATGGGTCTTGTGCTTCGCCCAGCCCCAACT ATAGGAGAGCTAAGAAGTGGGTCTCCAAGATTAATAGAGTTAAACGACTTCATTCGTCAGCGGAACAAGAAGGGACTGCTAGATGTGTTGAGTTTCTGTGAG ACGAAGGTAACTCCAATTGTAGAAGGTTATGGAGGATGGGCCTTCCGGATGGAAATTGTGTCAATCGAGTCGGCATATCCTGGATTTGGTGAACTTGTT GTACTGGAGTCAACAGATCATATAAATTCATGCAAACCGGTTAACCGCTCTGATCCTTCATATACAGAGACATTGGATTTTCTGCGcaagctgaaagcccaatacACATAA